The Bos mutus isolate GX-2022 chromosome 11, NWIPB_WYAK_1.1, whole genome shotgun sequence nucleotide sequence AGGAGCTTCCACAAGTGAAGGGcctggggaggaaggggcagggccCTCCCACCAGCCCTAGGCTGAGTCTGACGCTATTTTAAGCAGCCTCCAGCTGCCACCCCCTAACCCAGATTCTCCTTGGAGCTGACTATTTTTAGCTTCATGGTCAGGAGCCTGCCTGTTCCCTTCTGGATGTAGGGGAGCCTTTCTCCGCCCCTGCCACTCCATTGGTCATGGCAGAGTCTCCGGCCTTGGCTGGTCTCTTGGACCCCGTGTGAGCTCCCCTCCCTGCCATGCCCCCTGGGGCCTCTCACTGGTCCTCCTGAGTGGGGGTGGAGGTCACCTGTAGGCATTGTAGAGGTTGCGTTTCTCATTCATGGCCTCGCACCAGCCCTGGGCAGAGCAAGGCAGGGTGAAGTTCCTGGCTGGGAACTCGAGTATGCAGTCAGCGTTGCCTGTGCACGGCGTCTCCTCCACACGGGCGTCATCCAGATCTGTCACCTTCAGCTCCCCGTCCACCAGCACAAACTGTCGGGGGCGGAAGTCCAGCAGAGTGACCGAGCCCAGCGGGGAGTGGGCCAGGTGGTGGAGAAGCCGGCCCAGGCTCAGGCAGATCTGAGGGGCAGACACCGGACTGCTCACTGCTTTCCtccagggaggggagcctgggggctccAGGGTGCCCTCCTCTGAGGCTCTGGactgagctgtgtgtgtgtgtggggggggagggTTTGCCTTTCTCTTAAAGGCTCTAGTGTTCACTAAGGGCTGAGGCCTGGGACCTTACAGAGCAAACCAGTGATTTTCTACGACCCCATGGCTGGCCCGACCCTGAGGGTAACATGGAGAAAGTGGGGAAATGGGCAAGGGAAATCTGGGGACTCCTCCCTGAAGTTCCATCTCAGTGTGGGTTCTGCCTAGTGCATGCAAACAGAGGGCAGGCCAAGATGACCTTAAGGTCTTTCTAGACCTAGGACACTGGCCCTCCTGCAGCCAGGCTGAGTgagggggtatgtgtgtgtgtggaacagGAGTACAAAACCAGGATTCTCTCTgccttggtttgttttttttaaccctttGGCTGATGGCTGAGTCAACTTCAcggcatccctccctccctccctccctccactaaGGAGGAGTCCAAGCTGCTCTGGAGGGCTGACCTTCTAAGGGAGAACCATCCCAGCCAGGAGCCCAAGGCCAACTGGCCCTCCTCCCTGCTCACTCGGAAGCGATCCTCCCAGGAAGTCTGCAGCAGCTGGATCATCTCCACAGGGGCGCCCAGCTCCGTGATGGTGGTCAGGGTGTCTGGGATGTCCTCACTGTCCTGGTAGCAGTAGCCATAGAGCTGAAAGAGGCCCAGGcgggtcatggggtcacaggggtGGGGACAGGAACGAGGAAGAGCTGGGTTGTCAGATGCCCCCACCCTCCCATCACTAGGTCTCTGCTTCAGCTCAGGCCAGAAGAGAATAGCAACtctgcctgggaagcctgggctCTAGCCCACTGTTCTAGCAGCCCCTTACCTCTGGCCACTCAGGTAAATGGGCAGGTCTGAGCACCATGTGAtaaccatgtgccaggcactgtgctaaatgttTTACATGCATAACTCAATTCTTAGAATAACCTAAAAGGGCATAGTTGGTACTATTAGTATCTCCAATTCCCATGTGAGGAAAccaactcagagaggttaaattaccgccacaaggtcacacagttaagaAATGCAGGAGCTAGGATTTAAATATATGTCACTCTGATTCCACAACCTTGTTCTTTCCAAGAGTACCATTTGCTAACTGGCAAACCAACAAATGGTTATTGTACCTCCTCCCCTGTTCTAATGCTTGTCTTTGCTTCATCATTTCCACTTATAGGCaccttcatttttcctttgctctgGTTTTTCTGTAGGGAAAGCAATCTCCCTGAAGATTTGTAACAAGTGTTGCATCAGTACAAAAAGAATCCAGGGCTCATAcccttgggtgttctttgcataattggttggggtgggggaatgACCCATTATCAGCTGGGGTAGTAGTGAGTTCCTGGGGAAGGTCACTGTTCTTTGAGGGCATGGTCTCAAGGGCCTTTCCACTCCATAGGATTTGGGGGAGGGGCTTTGTACAGCTCAGCTGGCCAGGGGCTTCTGGGAAACAGCCTGACTTTGTCACCGACACCTAAACCAGGATCCATGGAGAGCCCTGCTTGTTCCCGCCTTTCCCACCTCGCTGCACATCAGCTAAGGGATCAGCCGGTGCTCAAAACACCCAGCACCCTGTGGGGCAGGAACACAAAGGCCAAGTTGTCGGGGCCAGAGtaggaagagaggagaggtgaacgatggggtgggggtggggtggatacCAGCAGAGCCAAGCCCCTGGGCTAGATGTCCCTGAAGCTTTCACCCTTCTCGGTTCCACTCCTGGCCCCTACACTCTCCCTTCCATCCCAGTAGGGACCTTTTAGCCCCCCCCATCCCTGGAGCCAGCCACCCAGTCCTGCCAGCATGAGGGAAGGCACATCTCAGATCACTAGGGTGACGACTTAGGGGATCGGGGGAAATCCCGGgtgccctcttctcccctcctcttcttccctcccaccccacatcAGCCTAGGGAGGCCCCAGATCCCAAAGGGGGCAGCGGTAGGGGGAGGTAAAAGGAGCAGCCCTGGAGCCTGGTTCTCATTTTCTTGCCCAGAGTCTGAGCCTTTGTGGGAAACTTCTGAAGGTTATTAAACACCCGGAGGTCGTTAAATGCGCTGTTAACGAGGTATTAATCAACACccctcaggaaaaaataaaaagacaccatTAACCCCCCCAGGAAGCGAGAGGCTGAGCATTTCAGTCGCATCTTTTGTTCCTCTGGGAGAAGAAATATACTCTGGCAGGGCCAGAATCAGGGCCCAGGCAGGCCTGGGGCCCCAGCTGAGGCCGGCGGCCCCAGAACGACAGAGGTGCAGGGGAGGGGAGACCCTTGTGCCCTTTGACCCTGGGCTATAGAGGCATCTATCACgtgagggagtgtgtgtgtgcgcgtgtgttgtgtgtgtgtcagaggtgggctggggaggggtcaCAGAAGATGGATGGAGACATCCCGCCCGGGCAGTCCCAGAGACCAGAGCAAGCTCTGAGAAGTGCCCAGTGGGACAAACTGTCCTGGGCCTTTGCTGTTTGAACACCCACGGAGCCAACTCTGGGGCTGCCAGAGAGGGGGAGGGAGCCTCGGGGAGCGGGAAGCACTCTCTGGCTCCTCCCTGGTTCAGCAAACAGTCgaacaattttgaaattttaaatgattaagaGGTATTAAAACAACATTATTTCTAGTTCCCTGCACACCTGAATGGAAGCCTCCTGAGTAAGAAGACCCCCAAGTAGAAGACCCTCTTTGGAGGCAGAGGTGACACTGCTAAGAAGCCAGAGGGATACTGGCCTGGGGGTCTGGGGATGAGACCCCCACCAAAGCCGTCCCTAAATTCACCCCAAGGTTCCTCCACCTCCCTTTAAGTAAGGGTAGCTTTTCACCGCTCCCCTGATAGAAAGGACCTGGGACCCTCCCACCCACTTGTGTCTTAAGGCAACTCACCCCAGTCCCACCCTGTAAGAGTCACACAACCAACCCAGTCTTGGTCTAGAGAGGGACTGAGTGAAAAccagttataatttttttctttgaaacctCCAGCATTGTGGTGGGGGCCTGACATTAAAGTGGAGGACCATTCTGTGATATACGAGGGGGTGGTTAGCTGATGCTCGTATTGAAGTCTGGGTGGGGTAAGAGAGGGCGGGAGGAGTTCCTTAAGAGACAGGAGAGCATAGCAAACCTCCAATCTGCCTTAAGGGAGAGGGCTCTTGAGTCAATTAACACTCAATATCCTGCTAACACACTCAAGACCTTCCCACTGCCTCGGAATCTGACTGACACCCCAGTTTCCAAAAAGTTCCCAGGAGCCCCCAGGAAGGGAAGAGAACTAGATCCTCCCAGTTAGAATAGCCACGTAACCAGCTGCTCATTCCCTGCAGCTCCAGAGTCAGCTATGCCACCAGGCAAGCCACCCACAGCTGCTGGCTCTGCCTGACCTGCAACCAGTTCAGAACCCAGGACCCAGTCAACACGTGTCTGATCAGGGCTGGGGTAGCCTGGGTTCCAGCAGTGATGTCAATAGTTCTCTGACTTCTCTCTACTATTCTGTGATGCCCAGACCTGGGGTCCATCTCACTcctgaggaaagaagggagggactCCTGGGTTTTTGCTCAATTCTCCCGGATGCAGAAAGATTCATGTGAGTGGGCTGGGAGGTGGAAGGTGTGGGCATGGTTCCTAAGCTGGGGAGCCTGCACACACCCTGTGTTCCCTGGGCCAGGAGCAGTCAGGGATTCCCCTCTCCGTCTGCTCAGACATGTGCCAAGGGAACGGTTTGTCTAATCCCAGGACTGACTCAAGGACGTAGGAGAgctgggggagaggaggaagtgGGTGTGTTAGGGCAGTGCTGGGACTGTGAGACGCCCACTCCCTCAGTCTAGCCTGGAGGGGACAAGGTGGGGTCTCATctttcctctctgctccccagtGAATGGGAGAGACAGAGTCCCATTTACTAGGAACCTGGGCATCTGGCCTTCTCAATCCTCCAGTCTCTTGGCCACATTTGCTCAGGTAATGTGACTCTCAGACCCTCAGGCCCTCAGCCTGTTCCCTCAGCATTGAGCTAGGACCCCAAAGGCTTCCCCAAAGCCTACTTTGAGGCCCAGGGTCTCCTCAAGGAAGGGCTATGCATTTTGTGGCCTACTATCCAATCCCCTCCAGTTCTTCCAGTGGCTTCTGGGTGGGGTACCAGATATTCTTGGGGAATCAAACCTGGTCTTTTTCTAGCTCTTCCCAACCCCGTTTGCTGTGCCATCCCACCTTCAAAGTCAGATAAGTCACTGTTTGGAAGTTGAGAGAAGTGGGGTTCAGATTCCATCAAGAAAGTGAACGGATCACTGCAGCTGTGCCCCTAGCTCAGGGATGAGCTCTGTTCAGCGTCTTGGTTTGGGGTCATTTCCCTGGTGCTCAACACCCCAGCTCCAGCCAGAAGCAGGGTCCTAAGTCCAAACAGACTCCAATCCCCATCCCGAGTTTGGGTACCCTCTGTCCTGATCTGTCTTGGTGTGGAAGCTGAGGAAACCGGGAGTCTCTCCGGACGGCCACCCAGGAGTGAGAAGCAGGGTGGCGTAGAGGGGAGCTGCCATGGACCGGGTTCTGTCCCCTAGTTTAACCTGGCACAGTCACTGGGGCTCCGCTTCTTCATGTGTAAAAACAAGGGACCGGACCTAGGCACGTCCAGACAGCACCCTCAGCCCCGCACCCGCACCCTCGTACCTGCAGCACGTTGGGATGCCGCAGCCGCTCCAGCAGCACCATCTCTTTGAGCAGCTTATGGGCCGCCAGTCGATAGCAGCCCCTCCGCGCCCCGAACTCGCGCACGCAGCTGCCCAGATCGTGGCCGCTGAAGTCCACCGCCTTGAGCGCCACCGCCGCGCCGCCAGGCAGGCGGACCCGGTACACGGCCTTGGTGTAGCCGGAGCCCAAGTACTGAGCGCCGGACACGTTGCGGAGCGCGGCGCAGCCCAGGCGCGGGCCCGGACCAGGGGAGCCCGGGCCGGGAGCCGGGGGCCAGCCCGGAGCGCCGTCGGGCAGGGGCCGGGCCCGCGGGGGCCGGGGACGCTGCAGGCCCGGACCGCCCGGAGCCAGGTCCATAAGGCGCCGCCGCTCCGGCCGGCCAGCCCCGGGCCCGGGGCCCCCGCGGGAATAGCGCTGCACCTCCTCGTAGCGCGCTCGAATCTGCCGGGCCAGCTCCCCGCGGCCCCCGCGACGGCCCGGGCCCGGGGCTGGTGAGGGCCCCGGGGACTGGCCGGGCCGTGGAGGCTCCGAGCCCGGTGCGAAGAGCACGTTGAGGACCGAGCCCAGCAGGAAGGAGGCGCAGAAACCCGCGGCCACCGCCGCCCGCCGGCGCCGCATCGCTCCCCTCCCCCCGGCCGGCCGGCCCCGCGCGGCTCCCCGGCCGCGGCCCCGGGAGGCTCAGGCTCCGAGGCGGCTCCGCTCTGCGCTCCGCCggccccctgcccagcccacgCGCATGGCCCCGGCGGCCCCGACCCCGGCCCCGGCCCCTCGCGGGCGGCACATCGGCCTGACACTTGCCTCCCTCTCGCCCTGCCCCCGCCGCTTATAAGGCCCggagccgcccccgcccccgcccccgcccccctccgCCTCCGCCTCCCAGCTCCCGGCCCGAGCCCGTCCTCGGCGCCGCCCCCTCCGGCCGGCCCGGCCTTCCCCGCTGACTGACAGCGGGACCTCCTCCCGCGGCCGTCCGGGCCTGAGAAGCGGCTCGGAGGCGGCTCCGGCCCTGCCCAGCCCGGGATCGCCGGCCGGGGGAGaaggggaggcggcggcggcggcggcggcggccccggAACGAACCGGGGGGATCGGACCCAGAGCGAGGGCGGATAACGGGGCCGGGGCGGCCAGATAACGGGCCCGGGAGGCGGTCAACTGAGCCGGCGGGGCAGGGTTGGGAAGCAAACGGAGGGGCGAGGCCGGCGGGTAACCTGTTCCGGAAGGGACAAGTAGCTGGGTCCGGGGTGCGCCCTCCCTGGGACCCGGGGCCGTGGGGCTGGCTGGGCACGGGGAAGGGGCGTGGGGCCCGCCGCACGCGGGGGACGCTGCTCATCGCTTAGTCGCGGATTCGGGGGCCGGGAATGGGGAGGCGGGCGCTCAGGGGCTGGCACCTGCGAGCGCCCATAGGACGGGAACTCTGGGATCCGAAGAAAAATCAGGAGATGCCCTCTTCCATCTCCCCTACCAagtttttctgattttccttgttCCTAAAGCCCCACATCAAACCCCTACCTTGAGGATTCCCGCAGACAGACGTTAGCCGCGGATCACGAATTTTATTCGTGCTAGTAATTTGTACAAAGAGCACTTGTATCCACGGACATGCGTGGTCCTGATTGTCTCTGGAGCGTGTTGCATTAGTGTGTCTGAAGGGGCCACTGTCCGAGGAAGGGAGTGTGTACCATGTGTGTAAGTAGGTGCTGACTCCAGCAGAACTTCtggtccctcctcctccctccctgattGCATCATTAGCGCTAATTGAGGAGCTTTCACACGCCAGCGCATTAGTTGTTTGGAGTGAGCTCCCCCCTCCTGGGAGAGATAAGCCGCCGCCCCTCCCCCTCGCAGGCCTCCGCTTCTTCAGCGCCCTGGAACTGTCCACCTAGATCCCCCCACCCTTCTTGGGCACCTTCCTGTCCCCTGGTCCTTTCCTGGTTAATCGCTTTCTTCCTCGCAGTGTCAGAGATTAGCTcgagaggaggcaggaggaggtggagggcctaaaaaaatctttccttcaGGAGGCTGAAGAGTTGTGAATGCAATCTCTGTGATGAGAAAGACAGAAATCTCTGGCCGGTTCTTCTGGACCTGGAAGGGCAGAGGACAGCTCTGAATCCTCAATCATCAGCCTGTGATCCCACTGTTGTAGGGGTATCCAGCCCTGACTCCTAGGGTCCCCTAAGAGTGGGAGATTTGGGGTCCAGTCTAACTTAGCAAGCATGGGAAGGGCAGAGTGAGAGAAGCCTCCATTCTCCTGAGGACCTTGGGTTTGGTAGAGTCTGGTCTGGTCCTGTTTAGCTGCTCTACCCTGCCCCGGCCCTTGGCTGCAGGGTGTGGGGGAAGGCTCTGAGCAGAtgccctccccagccctcacACCAGATGTCTTTGGTCTAATTAACTGTTCTGGGAAAACCAACCTGGGTTTGTAAACAGAGCTACTGGCTAAAGTCAACAGGGAGCAGCAGCAAACAGCAAACATTCCCCTCACACTCAGCCACAGTCCAATCCCGCTCCTGAGGGAAGAGGGGAGCCTTGCGGATCCTGAGGCCTCCTGGCCCACATCTGAGTCAGGGAAAACCTCTCTTCCTCTGTGACACCAGTATGGACATTTCTttaccccagtggctcagacagtaaagaatccacctacaacgcaggagactggggtttgaaccctaggtcgggaagatcccctggagaaggcaatggcaacccattccagtattcttgcctggagaatccccacggacagaggagcctggtgggctacagtccatggggtcccaaagactcggacatgactgagccactaacacattACTAGTCTTAGGGGCTCCTCTGCTTGGGAGGACTGGGGATTCTGGGAGGACAGAGTTGCCATCCCAACTGCCTCCCTTCCAGAGAACTCTTGGGATATATTAGTCCAACCTCCTGATCCATGGGGAAGCCATTATAGGGCGAATGTTCCTTAAAGAGCTTTCTTTGGGGCCTGCTGTGCTCTAGGATCTTGGAGAAACCTCCTAGGTAGGGCTTGGCATTGTTGAATCTCTAACTCAGAGTTGGTGAATATAACATGAACATTGTTAAGTTCGTTACACATCATGTAGGTATTATAATAACATGGTCTGAAATTAGATAATTATTCCTGTGATATCTTTGCCAAGCTTCAGTGTTTCTGTTATGGTTTGAAAGTTCAGTGCACACAGGGCCTGAGAAAAGGcctgaatatacatacatacaatgcaCACGCATGAGCCCATGGACAGTGACCTCACACACAGGAACAAAGGCATTTCAGCTCTCGTTCTCACACTCACTCGGTCTCCCTCGCTGGCTCTCAGACATACAGACATATACAATCTTTGATGGAAATAGGTTTTTGGCCTCTGAAAAAAAGAGGTTGAACGTTTTAAACAGATTAGAGTTTCTGAATTGGcagtttcttgacttcttaaCCAAATTGtgcttgtttgctttctttttttctttgccaccCAAGGAGTAGAATCATCAtttcaaagaactgaaaaagacCTAAAACTCTTGTTCAGGATCCAGATTTACTATCTGCCCTGCTCCGAAGACCTGGCAAGGCCGGTAGCCTGGGCCTCCCTGACCAGAGTCCTCAGGCCCGAAGGCAGCTCAGAGCACTGGGGCCCTCCTCCAGCTCTTACTCAGGGCCATGGTGGTGGTGCTGTGTCTGCCTGTTCAAGAGCTCAGTGCTTCAAACACACCATGTTTTCCAGCCGCTCCCTCTACTTATCACACCCTCACCCCATCCAAACACTAGCTTGGATAGCAATCCTTAGGGAGGAGGCAGATGGTCCAAACTCCAAAATACTAAATTTCTTTGGAAATATCTTCAAAATACATGTCTTTCTGCATGCTTTGTCAGATTTTCTTAGGCTGCCAGGATAGGAATATCATCTTCTCCTCAGTCCTCTTTATTGTCTGCCTTCTCCCTCCAGGCCAGGTCTCAAATACTTGTTTTGGAATGTCACTCTCCAGCTCAGAAACCTGGAGGAGAAACTGAACTGGACCTTCAGGCCTTTGGGATCTGGCTCCAGCCCTCCACCTGGCCCAGTTCCCCTCTTCTCATTTCTCCGAACAGAACCAGACTCCCTTGACCTGTTGCCTGCACTGGCTCCTGACTTGGAGCCGTCATTCGTGTTTTCCCCTGTAGCCCTCCCAGTTCCTTCTCCTGAAATGCCCACTTGTAGCCTTACCtactggcttccccagtggctcagcggtaaagaatctgcctgcaatgcaagagactcaggagacacgggttcgatccctgggtcaggaagatcccctgcaggagggcatggcgactcactccagtattcttgtgtggagaatcccacggatggaagagcctggagggctacagtccttagggtcacaaagattcagacacgactgaagtgactttaatACTCAGTCCTCAGCCTTTCCACATCTTTGCTAGCTGCTAGCTGGTTCCTCAAGGTCTCCCAGAAAATAGTGAGTCACAGACACTGCTACTTCACTTGGGATACCTGGATCCTTGGGACCTTGAAGGCCTATTCTTAGAGTTCtgtggatttattttctttaaaaggaaatgtaCAAAACACATTTCTCAGGTCTTGGAAAACTTGATGTAGACTGAAGAGTTTGGGGCTACAAGAAaccaagaaacctgggttcaaatttcaTTAACTGAGTTACTTTGGGTGAATTAGTTAATCTctctgtgtgttaattttctcATGAAGAAAATGGGAGACAATACTAGTACCTACCATGTAAAGTTGTCAAGTGATGAAATGCAGAGACATTtgaagtgcctggcacaggcTAAGCCCTCAATATGAGTAATCTATAGctagtattggagaaggcaatggcaccccactccagtactcttgcctggaaaatcccatggacggaagagcctggtgggctgcggtccatggggtcgctatgagttgggcacgactgagcgacttccctttcacttttcactttcatgcattggagaaggcaatggcaacccactccagtgttcttgcctggagaatcccagggacaggggagcctggtgggctgccgtctatggggtcgcacagtgtcggacacgactgaagcgacttagcagcagcatagctagTATTAATGATAATATTGAACAAATAAACATCTGGGACAACATGTTAGACAACTAACCATAACTCTGCCTAGAGGGAGAAATGACTTTAGCTACTTTCCATCCTGGTTTCCACTGGTGAAATCTCTAAGCCTCCTGGGGCTCTCTCTGTGTCTggaattttcactttttcccaaaTCAGCAAACCAGCGGTCGATCAGAAGAGGCCTCGTTGCCCCCACTACCACCCTGCGGTGAGCTGCAGAGGGAGAAACAAATCAAGGCCTGATTCTTGGTGCCACAGTGACCGAGCACAGGGAAAGCCTGGGTCTGTCCTCCctggggcaggagctgggggaggggatggcCCAGAAATTGAGGAGGGGGGAGGAAAGGGGTGGAGTCAGGCAGCCTGCGCCCCTACCCCCACTTCCCTCAGGTAGGAAGTGAAGCTGAcgtttccaaaatataaaaaacagatgATGAGGGTCAGGTTTCCTACACACTGGAGAGCGGGAGCCCCAAGGCAGAGTCCCCAAGAAATGATGTGAGACAGAGATGGGgggcaaagagagaaagagattggaGAGAAGAGAAGATAGATAAGGATGCAGAAAGACAGGGACAAAGACAAAACCCCTCTTGAACCTGAGGGTAGTCAGACAAAGACAGAGGCGAGACAGAAAGCCATGGTTCAGGAGAGATGTTTCCACCCGTTTCTGGAAAAGAGCTTAGTTCCTCTCTGTGGGTCTCAAGATGGGAACGTGAGCCCTTTTGGCTCCATGACCCTGTCGGAAGATGAGGCCCTCCAGAACTCCAGAAACGAAAAGGCCCTCTGGGTTCAGAGCTCTCCTTGCCCGGGCCGGTCTCTGTCTGGACCTCCAGCTCTGTGGTCCCTGAGccagcctctccttcctccctcctccctcctgc carries:
- the PKDCC gene encoding extracellular tyrosine-protein kinase PKDCC isoform X1, producing the protein MRRRRAAVAAGFCASFLLGSVLNVLFAPGSEPPRPGQSPGPSPAPGPGRRGGRGELARQIRARYEEVQRYSRGGPGPGAGRPERRRLMDLAPGGPGLQRPRPPRARPLPDGAPGWPPAPGPGSPGPGPRLGCAALRNVSGAQYLGSGYTKAVYRVRLPGGAAVALKAVDFSGHDLGSCVREFGARRGCYRLAAHKLLKEMVLLERLRHPNVLQLYGYCYQDSEDIPDTLTTITELGAPVEMIQLLQTSWEDRFRICLSLGRLLHHLAHSPLGSVTLLDFRPRQFVLVDGELKVTDLDDARVEETPCTGNADCILEFPARNFTLPCSAQGWCEAMNEKRNLYNAYRFFFTYLLPHSAPPSLRPLLDSIVNATGELAWGVDETLAQLEKVLHLYRSGQYLQNSTAGSQAEYQRLPDSTIPQEDYRCWPSYHHGGCLLSVFNLAEAVDICENHAQCQAFVVTNQTTWTGRQLVFFKTGWSHVVPDPSKTTYVRASG
- the PKDCC gene encoding extracellular tyrosine-protein kinase PKDCC isoform X2; the encoded protein is MRRRRAAVAAGFCASFLLGSVLNVLFAPGSEPPRPGQSPGPSPAPGPGRRGGRGELARQIRARYEEVQRYSRGGPGPGAGRPERRRLMDLAPGGPGLQRPRPPRARPLPDGAPGWPPAPGPGSPGPGPRLGCAALRNVSGAQYLGSGYTKAVYRVRLPGGAAVALKAVDFSGHDLGSCVREFGARRGCYRLAAHKLLKEMVLLERLRHPNVLQLYGYCYQDSEDIPDTLTTITELGAPVEMIQLLQTSWEDRFRFVLVDGELKVTDLDDARVEETPCTGNADCILEFPARNFTLPCSAQGWCEAMNEKRNLYNAYRFFFTYLLPHSAPPSLRPLLDSIVNATGELAWGVDETLAQLEKVLHLYRSGQYLQNSTAGSQAEYQRLPDSTIPQEDYRCWPSYHHGGCLLSVFNLAEAVDICENHAQCQAFVVTNQTTWTGRQLVFFKTGWSHVVPDPSKTTYVRASG